The Spinacia oleracea cultivar Varoflay chromosome 2, BTI_SOV_V1, whole genome shotgun sequence DNA segment ttcaagtggaattaatgatattaatccacagctcactcttgactgaacccgtagggtcacacaaatagtacgtaaacggatcaagtatttaatgtcattaaatactccatctatggatattcggaatcgacggatcttggtttcagtgggagctgagatcgtcacaggcaagaaatgaatactccggaaacgatgatattgccgaaaacggaaatatggatcgtatcggaaatataaatattatccaagtcgtagatgttgccggaaacggaaacatggtacgtatcggaaaatattatcggaaatggaaatattgccggaatcggaaatattgccggaaacggaaatattgtcagaatcggaaatattatcggaatcggaaaataattccggaaacggaaatattaaatatttgttcgaaacggaaattaattccggaatcggaaatattaaatattgttcgtatcggaaatgaattccggaaccgggaatttaatcggaagcgtatcgtacgaataagcatcggacgaggccagccggacgagggcccagcacgaagccaggccatcgccctcTGGCGTGGCATATGCTCGTCCTTCTTGCTGCACCCTAAGGCAAAACAACTAGCCTTAAGTGGCATCCGCAAAAGAGTGGGCGATGGATCAAACACCCTCTTCTGGCATGAAACTTGGCTGGACTCAACCCCCTTAAAAGCCCGATTCCCTCGTCTCTTTCGAATTGCAATAAACCAAGATGCAACAGTGGCCTCCTATGCGGCCTGGGATGGCCTTATGTGGGCATGGAGTTTCTCATGGACTCGCCATCTAAGGCCAAGTGACATTGCTGCTAAAGAGGAGTTGTTATTCCTTCTCCAACAGGCACATCTATCATTGTCAAACTCCGATATCTTGGCCTGGACACATGACAAATCAGGCACCTTCTCATCAAAATCCTTCACAAAAGAACTGGCAAAGGCAACCCCTCACCCCCAGGGGGATGCAATTAAAGGCATCTGGTGTGGACTAGTACCCAATAGAATCGAGATCTTTGTATGGACTGCCCTCCTTggcaaaataaatacaagaaaCAAGCTTGCTAGATTGGGTATCATCCCAAACTCAGAAAACGTATGCGTGCTCTGCAACTCCAATGTCGAAAGCCACGACCACCTTCTCCTTCATTGCTCGTTCTCCGGGCAATTATGGGCCGCTTGGCTCGACCTATGGAATATCAAATGGGTCCAACCCAGCAGCATTAGAGTTGCTTTTGATCAATGGAACTCCCCCATCAAgaacacatttttcaaaaaggTTTGGTCAGCCGGTTTCTTCATAATCATATGGACCATATGGAAGGAAAGGAATGCACGAATATTCAATAACTCGACCAGCAACATCACAACCTTGCATGACCTAGTTCTTTTGCGACTAGGATGGTGGATCAGTGGCTGGAACGAACCCTTCCCATATTCCCCCTCTGATGTTCAGCGAAATCCACATTGTTTACTATGGGGTGGAAACAAACCATCCTCACAAAGCCACAATATCACTGCAGCACAACAATTATGGACTCCTCCAGATAAAGAGCAATTGAAATTGAATGTCGACGCTTCTGTTGACCCAACCTCATCAAAGTCGGCAATCGGGGGTGTCTTACGTGACCATCAAGGCAACTTCAAATGCTTATTCTCTTCTCCAGTCCCCCCAATGGAGATTAATTGTGCCGAGGTTCTGGCCATTCATAGAGCCATCACCATTACGTTAGCAAGCAGTCAATTCTGTCATTCCTCTTTCGTGCTAGAATCCGACTCCGCAAATGCGGTGGCATGGTGCAATAGAGACACGGGCGGTCCATGGAACCTGAATTTTCACCTCAATTACATCAGGAACACAAGCAAATATGGTCCAACCTTTGCTATTGTCCACAGGGGACGTTCATCAAACATGGTAGCAGACTCCCTGGCCAAACAAGGCCTTCATCGCAGCTCCGAGTTCATAGCATGGACTTAAGTCACTATTCGTACTAATATCACATGATTTACATGATTTTTGTACTATAGCTGCTAGTTTGCTACTCTAGCTTCGTTCCCTTGAAACTCTGTAATCTTATCATTAATAAAGATtacaaattatcaaaaaaaaaatacaattacACAACTATAATCCTTAACTTTGTAttgtaatatgcaaatttaattcatttaaatatttattattttttacactTGCGTACTATTATTTGGAATAAGAACATGAAAACAATATTCTATAATTATTCTGGTCCTTTTGGAtgttaacaaataaaaaaagtcTACTTAGTACACTGAAATCATGCTGGTTcacatacacacaaaatacaaACTCGACTTAGTACACTGAAATCTTGCCACAAGCCAGCTTAACTAGTGCGCGCCATGCATCTTTAgcacaatgtatatatattatctAATTAATAACCTCGCTCCTTAATGTATATTTTGGTTtgtaatatataaaaaaatataagcaAAAAATTGACATAATGAACATGAATAATGAGAAGTTTAGGTAAAGAGTTAAGAGTATGCATGTAGTCCGTACCAATCTATACTACAAGGATCGAACACCAAACtttttttgttaaaagttacacttcttaccctcttaaccaactacaacttatgtCATATCTTTCTATATAAACctatatatattctttttacaatgaacaatacattgaataaaagtgaatgcaaaaaacagaaatgattacttaattcataaatttacaattattactttgaagaaaaggatccgactttgtttatattttggatgtggggtttaatcggggaggttgttgatcggccactaaTCTTATGTCACCACCGTAATTCGATGATGACACCATCTCTACGTGcacatatttttaaaaaaaacccgaataaaagtcaaacccgAGGCAACACCCGAATTACATACTAGTTGTAATTAAAACTTGGCAAGATAGAGAAATATAGAGATGGATCAGAGCACAAAAGGGACAAAAGTTGTCCAAATTCTTTGGTTGTAGGATAAAAGAGGAACCCTACAAAAATAATCCATAAGAAGGAATCCATATCTGATATCTGAAATAGTGGTGATTGGTGAAGATAATCAACCAGCAATCATGATTCATGACTTGTATTGTTGTATGTATTCATGCTTTAGTGCAAATTATTCATGTATATTCTTTGAAGGGCCGGGTATCGTATATTTTAGGGACTTTCGAGTCTCCTCACTACAcccaaattaatctcaaatctaTTGATTTTTGCCGACAAATGTATTTGCCATCCTTTAACAGTATTTGGATTCGGACAATGCCCCGAATTATTATGTGTATAACTAATatattttttaggaaaattatgtttgaattctTTTTCACaagataattatttaatattatattaataataattttgtaaAGATAACATGAAAAAAGGTTATATCTCAATTGGTAAAGCTCTTATGTTTGAAACTAGATTGAGGGAAGAGCGACACGTGCTATATAGACAGACGTTTGTATAAacaccttttaatatatagtaatatATGGGCCCTCGTCGATAATCAATCACGTACATGCAACTATGGTAGTTGAACATTACCAACCGATCGAGACACTGACTATTGCTACTGTACTATACACTTACACCTCAGGTTGTAATCATTTTCACAAAGATATCACATCTCTTTCAATTTACACCACATTTTATTTACATTCACAATAACCATACTTTAATATATTTTCAAACAAATTCCGATCATTTTTTCTTAAACATCTAAGCCAACTCAAACTATAGATATGAATTACAGAGGATAACTTTCTTATGTGTTTAAATAATAACACAGATGTTAGTTGACGAAACTTGGCTGTAACCTTTTATTTGAAAGAAAGAACAAGTTCAGTTGCATGATAATCAACTCTTAAAACGTCAATATTATGTGGTTTTGCTACCCAGTGATGTAATCTTTTTTAGGAAAACCGAGTGATATAATCTTATCGAGTTAGGTTGATGTTTTTCTCAATAACTACATATTCAACACAAATCGAATTAGTACCCGTAAACTTTAGATGAATACTCCACGATAGTTCATTTTGAAAATTCCTATATcttaaaactaaaataaaaatgataacAGAAATAACAAAAACAAAGTGAATCTACAAGATTACTTCTCATTTCTCTGGGAAGATAATGTTAGAAACTAAAAGTGGGCCTTGAAACTATTTTGGGTTCTCAAAAGTACAATTTATACTCGCGTGTTCGTGTTACGGAGTATTTCACCGATGCTAATTAATTCACCCTCCTGAATCAAAAAATCTGGAGGCAAATAGATTCTTTGGAAGGTATAGAACCAAAGTGCCACGTGTTGGAAATGGGCAAATTGTACTTATAAGCCAAATATCACAGATATCGATGCAACAAAAAGTAGGGCCCACGCCATACCTCTTCTCCTGTGCTGTCAATTTCTCCTCCATTCCTTTGCCTTTGGGACTCTCTTTGTCAGAGAAAAATGAGTAGTGTACTACTCCCTGTTATAggttttttccaaaattaaattaacattaaaattaaaaagagaATATGCCTGAAATTATgggattttctctctccttcaatttttttttttttttttttttaataatttggggTGTGTAGTAAGTTTGACATCTTGCAAGTTGGGATAGAGGGCACCTCACATCCTCATCTGGTTGACATCTTGTGGGTAATTCATATCCTGTTACAGCCACATGGTCCAATTATTATGATACTTaattaatagtaataataaaaaagaatacaGTTGATCTTTGTAGAGATTAAAATATAAAGTGTATAAACAGGAAGAAAACAGAGTTAAGCATAACATATTGTCTACTCTAAAAGTTATGCCAAATCCAATCAAGTATCACTTCAAAGTGTAAATTTTCAGCCCTGTTTATACAACTCATTCATGTGCCAAgcattctcattggtccacaaaGAAAATTAGTGCACCTTATCTTGGTGCAATTAGAAAATTTTCAACTATCCTATACTGAATATTAGGCTACTTTTATAAACTATTCAATTCCATATTAATCTATTTATCTTGGTGCCATTGCAAATTGGCAATGTCAACTTTTACGGTGAACTTCCAACTTAAAACCTAATGTAATTCCacaaaaaggacaaagatgttGGGGCAATATGGTGGTTTTTGTTAAGGTGTTAAAATGACGTATCAACGAAAACCAAGGCCCAATTAAAAATAGAGATGGGTTAAGGACTAAGGAACATGCATGTATAGGCTACCCCAAACCCAATGTAGTTGCTAACGAGTACTTGTTAATGGACCACCTGGGaccaaaacaaaattaaaacataaaCACTAGTAATAATTTGTAAGTTgatgaaataattaaattaataaactagGGGCCAGCTACGTAATATGGATGGTATCTGTGGTCCATGGCCAAAGGCAAGGAGTGTAGAAAACAGGCACATGATAATGTAACCCCGCCATTTACATTTATATTGGTACGCGTGATTTAATATTGTCAACACTAAACTTGGAAATTTCACATGCATGCTTCCAAACTAACCTCCCTTCACAACAATACAAACCTTTTTTTAATTCTTCTGCTTTTCCCTCTATCCAGGGAAATTTATTTTTGTCACTATAATTTGGCCCATCATCTACAACACTACAACTACCATTAATTACCAACTTGatgaaaattataaattatattcACCTGCTTCATGTCATGCAAATTTAACCTTTTATACTCTACTCAACATTGCTTAATCATTAAGGGACAACTTGAAGGTAATACAAACTATTTATTACTCTCTACCAAATGTAGCAATAAAAGTCGGGGTTGAATCACCCCTCTGATTATTAGATATCTCATTCCCATATAATcttaatcctaatcctaatcatgtAATCTTGTACAATGCCCCACAAGTCACAACCCTGACCAGCGACCACCCCTCCATCTCACCCTTTGAAAATGACACCTTCTGATTCTTCCGCTATTTATTCATTCATCATTCATCATTCATCATTCATCATTCATCATTCATGTAGAAAACTCACACACGGCAGATATACAAACTACGTGTAAATTGACACTTTCAAGTCCAACAAACTTTTATTTtaacaataaataaattattctttaattaaaatttcaatttgtGTTAGTCTTGGTCTGCAGGTTTGTTCGAGCAGTATTATAAAGTAAAGAGTAGTACGGAATAGTAGTAGGAGTATTCAATTCTCCTAACATATATTTGTGGCAAAATTCTCCTCGTTCAACGTGAATCGTGATAGCTCACCGTCCTTGACCCCCggcctctttttctctcttacATATATATTTGGTCTGCAAACCAAGACAGTGACCAATCCTCGTGCTAATCATCATAATAATCCTCATctacggagtat contains these protein-coding regions:
- the LOC130467612 gene encoding uncharacterized protein, which gives rise to MWAWSFSWTRHLRPSDIAAKEELLFLLQQAHLSLSNSDILAWTHDKSGTFSSKSFTKELAKATPHPQGDAIKGIWCGLVPNRIEIFVWTALLGKINTRNKLARLGIIPNSENVCVLCNSNVESHDHLLLHCSFSGQLWAAWLDLWNIKWVQPSSIRVAFDQWNSPIKNTFFKKVWSAGFFIIIWTIWKERNARIFNNSTSNITTLHDLVLLRLGWWISGWNEPFPYSPSDVQRNPHCLLWGGNKPSSQSHNITAAQQLWTPPDKEQLKLNVDASVDPTSSKSAIGGVLRDHQGNFKCLFSSPVPPMEINCAEVLAIHRAITITLASSQFCHSSFVLESDSANAVAWCNRDTGGPWNLNFHLNYIRNTSKYGPTFAIVHRGRSSNMVADSLAKQGLHRSSEFIAWT